From one bacterium Scap17 genomic stretch:
- a CDS encoding DUF541 domain-containing protein, with translation MKHPVTAQNSLARRLRHTALLCGLALSATTATNIARADQAPAPALVHVSASASLEAAPDEATIEARLWEKTPARKVDDKAPDSKAEGQAARKARESLESRMTTLIQALEKAGIDSRQISAGSLNLRPEQYYERNNGQQQPQQWRRTHLERPISLALDDLDKVPEVIDLLLGAGVNQLAGVQYQISERDALEDKVLKEALTKARHKAQLMAETLGATLGSVQSVNESSHSPRPQMMAMRADMAEAKSSGSEYRPGELSLESSVQVSWHIKSAD, from the coding sequence ATGAAGCACCCTGTCACTGCTCAGAACTCACTCGCCCGACGCTTGCGTCACACCGCCTTGCTATGCGGTCTGGCACTCAGCGCGACGACTGCCACGAACATCGCTCGGGCCGATCAGGCGCCTGCGCCCGCGCTCGTGCATGTCAGCGCCAGCGCCAGTCTGGAAGCGGCGCCCGACGAGGCGACCATCGAGGCACGTCTGTGGGAGAAGACACCCGCCCGCAAGGTAGATGACAAGGCCCCGGACAGCAAGGCCGAGGGTCAGGCGGCCCGCAAGGCACGCGAGTCACTGGAATCACGCATGACGACCCTGATTCAGGCACTGGAGAAAGCGGGCATCGACAGCCGTCAGATCAGTGCCGGCAGCCTCAACCTGCGCCCTGAGCAGTACTACGAGCGCAACAATGGTCAGCAGCAGCCCCAGCAATGGCGCCGTACACACCTCGAACGCCCGATCAGCCTCGCTCTCGATGACCTAGACAAGGTACCGGAAGTCATCGACCTGCTGCTGGGCGCTGGCGTCAATCAACTGGCCGGTGTGCAGTATCAGATCAGTGAACGGGACGCCCTGGAAGACAAGGTGTTGAAGGAGGCCTTGACCAAGGCACGCCACAAGGCACAGCTGATGGCCGAGACCCTCGGCGCGACCCTGGGCAGCGTGCAGTCGGTCAATGAGTCCTCACACAGCCCACGCCCACAGATGATGGCAATGCGTGCCGACATGGCAGAAGCCAAGAGCAGCGGCAGTGAATACCGCCCCGGTGAGCTGAGCCTCGAGAGCAGCGTTCAGGTCAGCTGGCATATCAAGTCTGCCGATTGA
- a CDS encoding ABC transporter substrate-binding protein, with amino-acid sequence MKTHKGLQCVQGLAGKVVALIMACAMAQPILAAPLVVRDDAGEVVTLSQPAQRVVTLAPHAAELVAAAGGLPVLIGVSQGSDFPPAVRELPRLASYHGPDLEALLSARPDLIVAWGSGLSDEMHERLATLGMSVFVSEPRTLGDVLTNIARLGALLGTQDIADKRVAALQTRIDQLESEAHVQGIAPLPVFFQLGESPTTTLGGNHLVNELIRRCGGEPLLTDSPAVVPQITREALWLASPQLILHPVAQGQARRDWVAAWRADAGPLSRVALAGLNPDLISRPGPRSVEAMAEVCAAIAKVQAAQ; translated from the coding sequence GTGAAGACACACAAGGGACTGCAGTGCGTGCAAGGGCTGGCCGGGAAAGTCGTTGCCCTCATCATGGCGTGCGCGATGGCGCAGCCGATTCTGGCGGCGCCTCTGGTGGTCAGGGATGATGCGGGTGAGGTCGTGACGTTGTCGCAGCCAGCCCAACGTGTGGTCACCCTGGCTCCCCACGCGGCTGAGCTGGTGGCGGCGGCGGGTGGCTTGCCCGTCTTGATCGGCGTCAGTCAGGGCAGTGACTTTCCACCAGCTGTGCGCGAACTGCCGCGTCTGGCCAGTTATCACGGCCCCGACCTGGAGGCACTCTTGAGTGCACGGCCCGATCTGATCGTGGCGTGGGGTAGCGGACTTTCCGATGAGATGCACGAGCGGCTTGCGACCTTGGGGATGTCCGTCTTCGTCAGCGAACCCAGGACACTGGGTGACGTGCTGACCAATATCGCCCGGCTTGGCGCCTTGCTGGGTACTCAAGACATCGCGGACAAGCGGGTGGCGGCGCTTCAGACCCGCATTGATCAGCTGGAGAGCGAGGCCCATGTGCAGGGCATCGCGCCCTTGCCGGTCTTCTTCCAGTTGGGCGAGAGCCCGACGACGACCCTGGGCGGCAACCATCTGGTCAATGAGCTGATTCGGCGTTGCGGCGGCGAGCCGCTGTTGACGGATTCACCGGCCGTGGTGCCGCAGATCACCCGGGAAGCCTTGTGGCTGGCCAGCCCGCAGCTGATTCTGCACCCGGTCGCACAGGGGCAGGCGCGCAGGGACTGGGTGGCTGCCTGGCGTGCCGATGCCGGGCCGCTATCCAGAGTGGCGCTGGCCGGCCTGAATCCTGACCTGATCAGTCGTCCCGGGCCGCGCAGCGTCGAGGCGATGGCAGAGGTCTGCGCTGCCATCGCGAAGGTGCAGGCGGCACAGTAA
- the cobO gene encoding cob(I)yrinic acid a,c-diamide adenosyltransferase has protein sequence MTDRNTRHKVAMEKLKSRVDDKVAQATEERGQLLVFTGNGKGKTTAAWGTITRALGYGYKVGVIQFIKGLWECGERERLAEDANLEVHAMTTGFTWDTQNREADTAACQAVWQQAQRLMRDDSVYLVVLDELTYMVKFGYLPLEEVMTALENRPAEQTVIITGRNANREIVACADTVTEMTEIRHGFNHGLKARRGIDF, from the coding sequence ATGACGGACCGCAATACCCGCCACAAGGTCGCGATGGAAAAGCTCAAGTCGCGTGTCGATGACAAAGTGGCACAGGCCACTGAGGAGCGCGGCCAACTGCTGGTCTTCACCGGCAATGGCAAGGGCAAGACGACCGCCGCCTGGGGCACCATCACCCGCGCGCTGGGCTATGGCTACAAGGTCGGGGTCATCCAGTTCATCAAGGGGCTGTGGGAATGTGGCGAGCGCGAACGTCTCGCCGAAGATGCCAATCTCGAAGTGCATGCCATGACCACCGGCTTCACCTGGGATACCCAGAATCGTGAGGCCGATACCGCTGCCTGTCAGGCCGTGTGGCAGCAAGCGCAGCGCCTGATGCGCGATGACAGCGTCTATCTGGTGGTGCTCGACGAGCTGACCTACATGGTCAAGTTCGGTTATCTGCCGCTGGAGGAAGTGATGACGGCACTCGAGAATCGCCCGGCGGAACAGACCGTCATCATCACCGGGCGCAATGCCAATCGTGAGATCGTTGCCTGTGCCGATACCGTCACCGAGATGACCGAGATTCGCCATGGCTTCAATCACGGCCTCAAGGCGCGTCGCGGCATCGATTTCTGA
- a CDS encoding TonB-dependent receptor, giving the protein MKHNNTRGRASAQARFTLVGSLLLLTPPTFAADDLTADSSDDLETVQVTANRIPQLQNDVLASTDVITRDEIDRLQANSLVDLLQSRNGIEVARSGPMGSQTSLFMRGTESDHTLILVNGQRVANSADGLAHFEFLPLAAVERVEIVRGPRASVYGADAIGGVINLITRGGSEVGQYAEVTLRAGSDGTFRQNAQFSSVEDDTRLSANLHHDESDGFSARDTGSEDDGYEATGAELRLGHDFGQQATLSLGVANTETDYDYDDCYDSSFSASEDCHGEGSQMVLDASLLTHLNPKWDMTVSVARTRDEYENTEAGSDAGRVASTRNEVGLRHDFYTDLGTLSLGVDHREESLDADGPYFTAEGYSVDSRYATGVYGSWHLQQQRHHVTTSLRYDDDNRYGHQMTGGSSYAYDLTAAQQLGASYSSAFKAPNLIDLYSPYGSGNPDLDAETSTTAELFWRLQEQRWHVGVNAFQTDIDNLISYEGANFTPINIDRSRIRGIELSSGWQGDALSVNLAMTWQDPEDRDTGEQLKRRAQRFARLDADYALDDWSFGATLRGSASRSDTDADTYTDTRTAGYGVFDLRTSWQVMPNVKLSAKLDNVFDRDYQLVNGYNTQGRYVEGGVTFFF; this is encoded by the coding sequence ATGAAACACAACAACACTCGTGGTCGCGCATCCGCGCAGGCCAGATTCACCCTCGTCGGTAGCCTGCTGCTGCTGACCCCGCCCACCTTCGCTGCTGATGATCTGACCGCGGATTCCTCCGATGATCTGGAGACCGTTCAGGTCACCGCCAATCGCATTCCGCAGCTGCAGAATGATGTGCTGGCCAGCACCGACGTCATCACCCGTGACGAGATCGATCGCCTGCAGGCCAATTCGCTAGTCGATCTGCTGCAGTCACGCAATGGCATCGAGGTCGCCCGCAGCGGCCCGATGGGCAGCCAGACCAGCCTCTTCATGCGCGGTACCGAGTCCGACCACACCTTGATTCTGGTCAATGGTCAGCGCGTCGCCAACAGTGCCGATGGCCTGGCGCATTTCGAATTCTTGCCACTCGCTGCCGTCGAGCGTGTCGAGATCGTGCGTGGTCCGCGCGCCAGCGTCTACGGCGCCGATGCCATCGGTGGTGTGATCAACCTGATCACGCGTGGCGGCAGCGAAGTCGGTCAGTATGCAGAAGTCACCCTGCGTGCCGGCAGCGACGGCACCTTCCGCCAGAACGCCCAGTTCAGCTCGGTGGAAGACGACACGCGCCTCTCGGCCAATCTCCATCATGATGAGAGCGATGGCTTCTCGGCCCGCGATACCGGCAGTGAAGATGATGGCTACGAGGCCACGGGCGCCGAACTGCGTCTTGGCCACGACTTCGGTCAGCAGGCCACGCTCAGCCTCGGCGTCGCCAACACCGAGACCGATTACGACTATGACGACTGCTACGACAGCAGCTTCAGTGCCTCGGAAGACTGCCACGGCGAAGGCAGCCAGATGGTATTGGATGCCAGCCTGTTGACGCACCTGAACCCGAAATGGGACATGACGGTCAGCGTGGCGCGCACGCGGGATGAGTACGAGAACACCGAAGCCGGCAGCGATGCCGGGCGTGTCGCCAGCACCCGCAATGAGGTCGGCCTGCGCCACGACTTCTACACCGACCTCGGCACGCTCAGTCTGGGGGTGGACCATCGCGAGGAAAGCCTGGATGCCGATGGCCCCTACTTCACCGCCGAGGGCTACAGCGTCGATAGCCGCTATGCCACCGGCGTCTACGGCAGCTGGCACCTTCAGCAACAGCGTCATCATGTCACGACCAGCCTGCGTTACGACGACGACAATCGTTATGGCCATCAGATGACGGGCGGCTCCAGCTACGCCTATGATCTGACGGCCGCGCAACAGCTCGGTGCCAGCTATTCCAGCGCATTCAAGGCACCGAACCTGATCGACCTCTACAGCCCCTACGGCTCCGGCAATCCGGACCTCGATGCCGAGACCTCCACCACGGCCGAACTGTTCTGGCGCCTGCAGGAGCAGCGGTGGCACGTAGGCGTCAATGCTTTCCAGACGGATATCGACAATCTGATCAGCTACGAAGGTGCCAATTTCACGCCGATCAATATCGATCGCTCACGCATCCGTGGCATCGAACTGAGCAGTGGCTGGCAAGGTGATGCGCTCAGCGTGAACCTTGCCATGACCTGGCAGGATCCGGAGGACCGCGATACCGGTGAGCAGTTGAAGCGCCGCGCCCAGCGCTTTGCGCGTCTGGACGCCGATTACGCCCTCGACGACTGGAGCTTCGGTGCCACGCTGCGTGGCAGCGCCAGCCGCAGCGATACTGATGCGGACACCTACACCGACACTCGTACCGCAGGCTATGGCGTTTTCGATCTGCGCACCAGCTGGCAGGTGATGCCGAACGTCAAGTTGAGCGCCAAGCTGGATAACGTCTTCGATCGCGATTACCAGCTGGTCAATGGCTACAACACCCAAGGCCGTTACGTGGAAGGCGGTGTCACCTTCTTCTTCTGA
- a CDS encoding NupC/NupG family nucleoside CNT transporter: protein MQIVMGLVGIFALLGIAFLLSENRRAISLRTVLGAFAIQAMLGAFVLYVPAGKSMLLGLSEGVQAVMSSANVGMDFLFGGLVSDKMFEVFGGGGFVFALRVLPIIVFFSSLIAVLYHLRVMNVVISVLGGGLSKVLGTSRPESLSAAANIFVGQTEAPLVVRPFIAGMTRSELFAVMTGGLASVAGSVLVGYASLGIDLKYLLAASFMAAPGGLLMAKMLIPETETKTQSVEEALGKDIDRPTNVIDAAASGAASGVQLAINVGGMLLAFIALIALGNIIVGWVSGLFGYEDITLQLLLGYAFAPVAWVIGVPWHEAIQAGSFIGQKLVLNEFVAFADLASHQIKLSEHSEAIIIFALCGFANLSSVAILMGGLGLMAPNRRGDIAQMGMKAILAGTLSNLMSASLAGLFLSL, encoded by the coding sequence ATGCAGATCGTCATGGGCCTGGTGGGCATCTTCGCCCTGCTGGGGATTGCCTTCCTTCTCTCAGAAAACCGACGCGCCATCAGCCTGCGCACCGTACTGGGTGCCTTTGCCATCCAGGCGATGCTGGGGGCCTTCGTGCTCTACGTGCCTGCCGGCAAGAGCATGCTGCTTGGCCTCAGCGAAGGTGTACAGGCCGTAATGTCCAGTGCCAACGTCGGCATGGACTTCCTGTTCGGCGGCCTGGTCAGCGACAAGATGTTCGAAGTCTTCGGCGGAGGCGGCTTCGTGTTCGCGCTGCGCGTACTGCCGATCATCGTATTCTTCTCGTCACTGATCGCGGTGCTCTATCACCTGCGCGTGATGAACGTCGTGATCAGCGTGCTCGGCGGCGGCCTGTCGAAGGTGCTCGGCACCAGCCGTCCGGAGTCCCTGTCCGCGGCCGCCAACATCTTCGTCGGCCAGACCGAAGCCCCACTGGTCGTGCGCCCGTTCATCGCCGGCATGACCCGCTCGGAGCTGTTCGCCGTGATGACCGGTGGCCTGGCCTCGGTGGCCGGTTCCGTACTGGTGGGCTATGCCTCGCTGGGCATCGACCTCAAGTACCTGTTGGCGGCTTCCTTCATGGCGGCGCCGGGTGGCCTGCTGATGGCCAAGATGCTGATCCCGGAGACCGAGACCAAGACTCAGAGCGTCGAAGAAGCGCTGGGCAAGGACATCGATCGCCCGACCAACGTCATCGACGCTGCCGCCTCCGGCGCGGCTTCCGGCGTGCAGCTGGCGATCAATGTCGGCGGCATGCTGCTGGCCTTCATCGCGTTGATCGCGCTGGGCAACATCATCGTCGGCTGGGTCAGCGGCCTGTTCGGCTATGAAGACATCACGCTGCAGCTGCTGCTGGGCTACGCCTTCGCCCCGGTGGCCTGGGTCATCGGCGTGCCGTGGCACGAAGCCATCCAGGCGGGTAGCTTCATCGGTCAGAAGCTGGTGCTCAACGAGTTCGTCGCCTTCGCCGATCTCGCCAGCCACCAGATCAAGCTGTCCGAGCACTCTGAAGCCATCATCATCTTCGCGCTGTGCGGCTTCGCCAACCTGTCCTCTGTCGCCATCCTGATGGGCGGCCTGGGGCTGATGGCACCGAACCGTCGCGGTGATATCGCACAGATGGGCATGAAGGCGATTCTCGCCGGCACCCTCTCCAACCTGATGTCAGCGAGCCTCGCTGGCCTGTTTCTGTCGCTGTAA
- a CDS encoding sodium:proton antiporter, producing MTEPALALTLIGLMALGCQWLAWRMRLPAILPLLIVGILAGPVTGWLKPDELLGDLLFPLVSLAVAVILFEGSLTLDFKDLRGHGHIVRRLVTTGVVITGVIGTVAAHYLLDMRWEMAAVLGALLVVTGPTVVMPLLQTLRARGNLTQILRWEGIMIDPVGALLAVLVYEYVALGMTGNAASHTLLLFAQTVGLGLGMGALGGWCWGLVLRHFWLPQKLHNFGTLMVMLGLFAISNTLFHESGLLTVTVMGVWLANMRGVPTQQIIEFKETLTVLLISGLFLLLAGRLTVEQLSLLSWPAWIFLAVLMWVARPLTVWLCTLGSGLTLREKALLAWLSPRGIVAAAVASLFALKLESQGIEGAEMLVPMTFLVIIGTVVIQSLLSRPIVKVLGVGEPPPSGFLILGANSVSRQIARELVDAGFSVRLTDTNWDAVQEARMAGLPVYYGNPLSEHAAQHLELTGIGHLMPLSPYRELNSLAALHFEHILGHGRVFRLAEDNGKNAKRQQDQALGHLPLLFDGKITYAKLASLLSQGAQFRRARITESFSLEDYRKIHEERLLPLFCISSQGRIRIANTAVALEPKAGETLISLIHADSPELNKPSQPRTDKAEAPQADKDTAGKSSQTSRTPPGSGSGPLPASRLPGAGT from the coding sequence ATGACCGAACCTGCTCTGGCCCTGACCCTGATCGGTCTGATGGCCCTCGGCTGCCAATGGCTGGCCTGGCGCATGCGTCTGCCCGCCATCCTGCCGCTGCTGATCGTCGGCATCCTCGCCGGCCCCGTCACGGGCTGGCTGAAGCCGGATGAGCTGCTCGGCGACCTCTTGTTCCCGCTGGTCTCGCTGGCGGTGGCGGTCATCCTGTTCGAGGGCAGCCTGACGCTGGACTTCAAGGACCTGCGCGGCCATGGCCATATCGTCAGGCGGCTGGTCACCACCGGCGTGGTGATCACCGGCGTGATCGGCACCGTGGCCGCCCACTATCTGCTCGACATGCGCTGGGAGATGGCCGCCGTGCTTGGCGCCCTGCTGGTGGTGACAGGCCCGACGGTGGTGATGCCATTGCTGCAGACGCTGCGCGCGCGCGGCAACCTGACCCAGATCCTGCGCTGGGAAGGCATCATGATCGACCCGGTCGGCGCGCTGCTGGCGGTACTGGTCTACGAGTACGTCGCGCTCGGCATGACCGGCAATGCGGCCTCGCATACCCTATTGCTGTTCGCCCAGACGGTGGGCCTCGGGCTCGGCATGGGGGCACTGGGTGGCTGGTGCTGGGGGCTGGTGCTGCGTCATTTCTGGCTGCCCCAGAAGCTGCACAACTTCGGCACCCTGATGGTGATGCTGGGGCTGTTCGCCATCTCCAACACCCTGTTCCATGAATCCGGCCTGCTGACCGTCACCGTGATGGGCGTGTGGCTGGCCAACATGCGCGGTGTACCGACCCAGCAGATCATCGAGTTTAAGGAGACCCTGACGGTTCTGCTGATCTCGGGACTGTTCCTGCTGCTGGCGGGGCGCCTGACCGTCGAGCAGCTGTCCCTGCTGTCGTGGCCGGCATGGATCTTCCTGGCAGTGTTGATGTGGGTCGCACGCCCCCTGACGGTCTGGCTGTGTACCCTGGGCAGCGGGCTGACGCTGCGCGAGAAGGCCCTGCTGGCCTGGCTCTCGCCGCGCGGCATCGTCGCGGCAGCGGTCGCTTCGCTGTTCGCCCTCAAGCTCGAATCCCAGGGCATCGAGGGTGCCGAGATGCTGGTACCGATGACCTTCCTGGTCATCATCGGCACGGTGGTGATCCAGAGTCTGTTGTCGCGCCCCATCGTCAAGGTGCTGGGCGTCGGCGAGCCGCCGCCCTCGGGATTCCTGATCCTGGGCGCCAACTCGGTGTCGCGCCAGATCGCCCGTGAACTGGTCGATGCCGGCTTCTCGGTGCGCCTGACCGATACCAACTGGGACGCGGTGCAGGAAGCGCGCATGGCGGGTCTGCCGGTCTACTACGGCAACCCGCTGTCTGAACATGCCGCCCAGCATCTCGAGCTGACCGGTATCGGCCACCTGATGCCGCTGTCGCCCTATCGCGAACTCAATAGCCTGGCCGCGCTGCACTTCGAGCACATCCTGGGCCACGGACGTGTCTTCCGACTCGCCGAGGACAATGGCAAGAATGCCAAGCGCCAGCAGGACCAGGCGCTGGGGCATCTGCCGCTGCTGTTCGATGGCAAGATCACCTATGCCAAGCTGGCGAGCCTGCTGTCTCAGGGTGCACAGTTCCGACGTGCCCGCATCACCGAGAGCTTCAGCCTCGAGGATTACCGCAAAATTCACGAAGAGCGCCTGCTGCCGCTGTTCTGCATCAGCAGTCAGGGCCGCATCCGGATCGCCAACACGGCCGTGGCACTGGAGCCCAAGGCTGGCGAGACGCTGATCAGCCTGATCCATGCCGACTCGCCGGAGCTGAACAAGCCTTCCCAGCCCAGGACCGATAAGGCGGAAGCTCCGCAGGCCGACAAGGACACGGCCGGCAAGTCATCACAGACTTCACGGACGCCGCCGGGCTCAGGGTCTGGCCCTCTGCCGGCCAGTCGACTGCCGGGCGCGGGCACCTGA
- a CDS encoding FAD-binding oxidoreductase yields MTERLLDMPAPVDSLYLDFLAALRDAGFAGDISPDYANRTVLSTDNSLYQVLPQAVVYPRHAEDIQCIARLSNESRFSGVTLAPRGGGTGTNGQSLNDGVLVDVSRHMNRILEIDVENRRVRVEAGVVKDQLNAALKPHGLFFAPELSTSNRATIGGMINTDASGQGSCEYGKTRDHVLALDSVLLDGTRLSSHAIDNAELEILCAREDRVGEVYRTARAIADERAEEIADIFPPLNRCLTGYDLAHLREADGRFNLNSLLCGAEGTLGFVVEAELNALPIAPCSTLINLRYASFMDALRDAKALMAVEGNRPTSIETVDDTVLNLAMQDFVWDSVEEFFPASAEGTPAIGGINLIEFNADSEEVLDAKVRAFSEHLASDTSVERLGFTEARGRAQISRVYGMRKRSVGLLGNVDGEARPLPFVEDTAVPPEHLADYIAEFRAALDVRGLRYGMFGHVDAGVLHVRPALDMKDPAQQAMIREISDEVAALTHKYGGLLWGEHGKGVRSEYSPRFFGSLYGALQDVKAAFDPHNQLNPGKIASPRLPVALVDDAGASDADASEGGNEENSESDKRDHADSAVEAFDPRLMRIDDVTMRGDLDRQIDERVWQEYASAVYCNGNGACYNYDPNDAMCPSWKATRQRIHSPKGRASLMREWLRLEGNAGRDVIAEAQAARTPGLKGTGMWLARLPARISASLKARRAGTTQAEGQSDANFDQQVYDAMSGCLACKSCAGQCPIKVNVPDFRSRFLEVYHHRYQRPLRDYLIGSLEFVLPWAERVTPLYNGLLSNRLVSRLLEGPIGMVDAPRLSRASLRRQLKSWGVSEATPTQLGRLTESQKARSVILVQDAFTSHFEAQLVIDIIELLSRLDIHVFVAPFAPNGKPLQVQGFTGAFQRTARAQAERLKAIADFGVPLVGIDPAMTLTYRQEYVKTLGPDATPDVLLLQEWLTSLRKLLPVGVTRTILGKMDPGMKLLSHCTESTNAPGSAKAWQQVYAAFGLKLETIATGCCGMSGTYGHEARNLETSRAIYDLSWKSVVEDDDNQGKLVASGYSCRSQSKRFSDSQLPHPLQALLPLLRRAQ; encoded by the coding sequence ATGACCGAACGCCTGCTGGATATGCCCGCCCCCGTCGATTCTCTCTATCTGGACTTCCTGGCCGCCCTGCGAGATGCAGGCTTTGCCGGTGACATCAGTCCGGACTACGCCAACCGCACCGTGTTGTCGACCGACAACTCGCTCTATCAGGTGCTGCCTCAGGCCGTGGTCTACCCGCGCCATGCCGAGGATATCCAGTGCATCGCGCGCCTCTCCAACGAGTCACGCTTTTCGGGCGTCACCCTCGCGCCACGCGGCGGCGGTACCGGCACCAATGGCCAGTCGCTCAATGACGGCGTGCTGGTGGATGTCTCGCGGCACATGAACCGCATTCTCGAGATCGATGTCGAGAACCGCCGCGTGCGCGTCGAGGCCGGTGTGGTGAAGGACCAGCTGAATGCCGCGCTCAAGCCGCATGGCCTGTTCTTCGCGCCGGAACTCTCGACCTCCAACCGCGCCACCATTGGCGGCATGATCAATACCGATGCCTCCGGCCAGGGCAGCTGCGAATACGGCAAGACGCGTGACCACGTGCTGGCGCTCGACAGCGTCCTGCTCGACGGGACACGACTGTCGAGCCATGCCATCGACAACGCCGAGCTCGAGATACTGTGCGCACGTGAGGATCGCGTCGGTGAGGTCTATCGCACAGCACGCGCGATCGCCGATGAGCGCGCCGAGGAAATCGCCGACATCTTTCCGCCGCTCAACCGCTGCCTGACCGGCTACGACCTCGCCCACCTGCGCGAGGCTGATGGGCGTTTCAACCTCAACAGCCTGCTGTGCGGCGCCGAGGGCACGCTGGGCTTCGTGGTCGAGGCCGAGCTGAATGCATTGCCCATCGCACCCTGCTCGACGCTGATCAACCTGCGCTACGCAAGCTTCATGGACGCACTGCGCGACGCCAAGGCGCTGATGGCGGTCGAGGGCAATCGCCCGACCTCCATCGAGACGGTGGATGACACCGTGCTCAACCTCGCCATGCAGGACTTCGTGTGGGATAGCGTCGAGGAATTCTTCCCGGCCAGTGCCGAAGGCACCCCGGCCATCGGCGGCATCAACCTGATCGAATTCAATGCCGACAGCGAAGAGGTGCTGGATGCCAAGGTCCGCGCCTTCAGCGAGCACCTGGCCAGCGACACCAGTGTCGAGCGCCTCGGCTTCACCGAAGCCCGCGGGCGGGCGCAGATCAGTCGTGTCTATGGCATGCGCAAGCGCTCGGTGGGCCTGCTGGGCAATGTCGACGGCGAAGCCCGCCCGCTGCCCTTCGTCGAGGACACCGCCGTTCCGCCGGAGCACCTGGCCGATTACATCGCCGAGTTCCGTGCCGCGCTGGATGTCCGTGGCCTGCGCTATGGCATGTTCGGGCATGTCGATGCCGGCGTGCTGCACGTGCGCCCGGCGCTGGACATGAAGGACCCCGCCCAGCAGGCGATGATCCGCGAGATCTCCGATGAGGTCGCCGCCCTCACCCACAAGTACGGTGGCCTGCTGTGGGGCGAGCACGGCAAGGGCGTGCGCTCCGAGTACTCGCCACGCTTCTTCGGCAGCCTCTACGGTGCGCTGCAGGATGTGAAGGCGGCCTTTGACCCGCACAATCAGCTCAACCCGGGCAAGATCGCCTCCCCGCGCCTGCCAGTGGCGCTGGTCGACGACGCAGGCGCGAGTGATGCTGATGCCAGCGAAGGGGGCAACGAAGAGAACAGTGAGAGCGACAAGCGTGATCATGCTGACAGCGCCGTCGAGGCCTTCGACCCCCGCTTGATGCGTATCGATGACGTGACCATGCGTGGCGATCTCGACCGCCAGATCGATGAGCGCGTGTGGCAGGAATACGCCAGCGCCGTCTACTGCAACGGCAACGGCGCCTGCTACAACTACGACCCCAACGACGCCATGTGCCCGTCGTGGAAGGCGACTCGCCAGCGCATCCACTCGCCCAAGGGGCGTGCCAGCCTGATGCGTGAGTGGCTGCGCCTGGAAGGCAACGCCGGACGCGACGTGATCGCCGAAGCCCAGGCTGCGCGTACGCCGGGCCTCAAGGGCACCGGCATGTGGCTGGCGCGTCTGCCGGCGCGCATCAGCGCCTCGCTCAAGGCACGCCGTGCCGGCACCACACAGGCCGAGGGTCAGTCTGACGCCAACTTCGACCAGCAGGTCTACGACGCCATGTCCGGCTGCCTGGCGTGCAAGTCCTGCGCGGGCCAGTGCCCGATCAAGGTCAACGTGCCCGATTTCCGCAGCCGCTTCCTCGAGGTCTATCACCATCGTTATCAGCGTCCACTGCGCGATTACCTGATCGGCAGCCTCGAATTCGTGCTGCCGTGGGCCGAGCGCGTCACGCCGCTGTATAACGGCCTGCTGTCCAATCGCCTGGTCAGTCGTCTGCTGGAAGGCCCGATCGGCATGGTCGATGCGCCGCGCCTGTCACGCGCCAGCCTGCGCAGACAGCTCAAGAGCTGGGGTGTGTCCGAGGCGACGCCGACCCAGCTGGGCCGTCTGACCGAATCCCAGAAGGCCAGAAGCGTGATCCTGGTGCAGGATGCCTTCACCAGCCACTTCGAGGCCCAGCTGGTGATCGACATCATCGAGCTGCTGTCGCGACTCGACATCCATGTCTTCGTGGCGCCCTTTGCCCCCAACGGCAAGCCGCTGCAGGTACAGGGCTTCACCGGCGCCTTCCAGCGTACCGCACGTGCCCAGGCCGAGCGTCTCAAGGCGATCGCCGACTTCGGCGTGCCGCTGGTCGGCATCGACCCGGCGATGACCCTGACCTACCGTCAGGAGTACGTGAAGACCCTCGGCCCGGACGCCACGCCCGACGTCCTGCTGCTGCAGGAATGGCTGACCAGCCTGCGCAAGCTGCTGCCGGTCGGCGTCACCAGGACGATTCTCGGCAAGATGGACCCGGGCATGAAACTCTTGAGCCACTGTACCGAGAGCACCAATGCCCCGGGCTCGGCCAAGGCCTGGCAGCAGGTCTACGCAGCCTTCGGCCTCAAGCTCGAGACCATCGCCACCGGCTGCTGCGGCATGTCCGGTACCTACGGCCACGAAGCGCGCAATCTCGAGACATCACGCGCCATCTATGACCTGTCGTGGAAGTCCGTGGTCGAGGATGATGACAATCAGGGCAAGCTGGTCGCCAGTGGCTATTCGTGCCGCAGTCAGAGCAAGCGTTTCTCGGACAGCCAGTTGCCGCATCCGCTGCAGGCATTGCTGCCGCTGCTGCGTCGCGCCCAATGA